One window from the genome of Carnobacteriaceae bacterium zg-84 encodes:
- the rpsA gene encoding 30S ribosomal protein S1, with product MSEFLNAMEEALNNVLDVKVGDLVQGEVLTLQDNKQVIVGILGAGVEGVIPAKELSTEPIDRLEEIVKVGDVLDLVVISTIKDKENGSYLLSKRRVDARKIWSEIQEKFENNELVEGTVKNTVKGGLTVDLGVRGFVPASLVSEFFMKDLSQFKGQTLTFKIVECEPSENKLILSRKEVVLAEKAEKMAKALETLEVGSVVEGTVSRLAKFGAFIDLGGVDGLVHISEIAHGHIRKPSDALTVGETVKVKILDITEEGRVSLSIKETVPSPWDIALETFKQGDVVKGIVKRLVDFGAFVELLPGIEGLVHISQISHEHIAVPHEVLQVGQEIDVKIREIQEDEKRISLNIKDLIEKPVKEKEVVEEVVEEEVPYDVTADNTTVTLGDVLGEQLASLENE from the coding sequence ATGTCAGAATTTTTAAATGCCATGGAAGAAGCATTAAATAATGTTTTAGATGTTAAGGTTGGCGATTTAGTACAAGGTGAAGTGTTGACACTTCAAGACAACAAACAAGTGATTGTTGGTATTTTAGGTGCAGGGGTTGAAGGTGTTATTCCTGCGAAAGAATTATCAACTGAACCAATTGATAGATTGGAAGAAATTGTAAAAGTTGGAGACGTATTAGATTTAGTTGTTATTTCAACAATTAAAGATAAAGAAAACGGTAGCTATTTACTATCAAAACGTCGTGTTGATGCTAGAAAAATTTGGTCAGAAATTCAAGAAAAATTTGAAAATAATGAATTAGTTGAAGGGACTGTTAAAAACACTGTAAAAGGTGGTTTAACGGTAGATTTAGGTGTTCGTGGCTTCGTACCAGCTTCTTTAGTGTCTGAATTCTTTATGAAAGACTTATCTCAATTTAAAGGGCAAACATTAACATTTAAAATTGTTGAATGTGAACCAAGCGAGAATAAATTGATTTTATCTCGTAAAGAGGTTGTTTTAGCAGAAAAAGCAGAAAAAATGGCTAAAGCTTTAGAAACATTAGAAGTTGGAAGTGTTGTAGAAGGGACAGTATCTCGTTTAGCCAAATTTGGTGCGTTTATTGATTTGGGTGGCGTAGATGGTTTAGTACATATTTCTGAAATAGCACACGGTCATATTAGAAAACCGTCTGATGCATTAACAGTCGGTGAAACAGTAAAAGTAAAAATTTTAGATATTACTGAAGAAGGACGTGTTTCATTATCTATTAAAGAAACAGTACCTAGTCCATGGGATATTGCTTTAGAAACATTTAAACAAGGCGATGTTGTAAAAGGAATTGTGAAACGCTTAGTTGACTTCGGTGCGTTTGTAGAGTTACTTCCTGGTATTGAAGGATTAGTTCATATCTCACAAATTTCACATGAACATATTGCTGTACCGCATGAAGTGTTACAAGTTGGCCAAGAAATCGATGTGAAAATTAGAGAAATTCAAGAAGATGAAAAACGTATTTCATTAAACATTAAAGATTTAATTGAAAAACCAGTAAAAGAAAAAGAAGTCGTAGAAGAAGTTGTTGAAGAAGAAGTACCATATGATGTGACTGCAGATAACACAACAGTAACATTAGGTGATGTATTAGGAGAACAATTAGCGTCTTTAGAAAACGAATAA
- the der gene encoding ribosome biogenesis GTPase Der, with the protein MKIPTIAIVGRPNVGKSTIFNRLVGERISIVEDISGVTRDRIYARGTWLDKPFNVIDTGGIELSEEPFMSQIKHQAEIAIDEADVIICLTSVREGVTEADEYVARILHRSHKPIILAVNKADNPEQRNEVYEFYSLGLGDPFPISGSHGLGLGDLLEEVFKKVPVDDTDKDEENKIRFSFIGRPNVGKSSLVNAILGEERVIVSNVAGTTRDAIDTEFTDEDGDIFQMIDTAGIRKRGKIYETTEKYSVLRAMRAIDRSDVVLMVLNAEEGIQEQDKKVAGYAHEAGKGVIIVVNKWDAIEKDNHTMKKFEEEIRGHFLYLSYAPIVFVSAKTKQRLHTLPALIKHVNENQSLRISSSLLNDVLLDAVATNPTPTDKGKRLKIYYLTQVAVKPPTFVVFVNDKELMHFSYERFLENQLRQTFEFEGTPIRLITRERT; encoded by the coding sequence ATGAAAATACCGACGATTGCGATAGTAGGTAGACCAAATGTTGGGAAGTCAACCATTTTTAATCGCTTAGTGGGAGAAAGAATTTCAATTGTTGAAGATATTTCTGGTGTGACAAGAGATAGAATTTATGCAAGAGGAACATGGCTAGATAAGCCATTTAATGTCATTGATACGGGTGGTATTGAATTGAGTGAAGAGCCATTTATGTCACAAATTAAACATCAAGCAGAAATTGCGATTGATGAAGCAGATGTGATTATTTGTTTAACGAGTGTACGTGAAGGTGTGACTGAAGCAGATGAATATGTTGCACGTATTTTACATCGCTCTCATAAACCGATTATTTTGGCGGTTAATAAAGCAGATAATCCAGAACAAAGAAATGAAGTATATGAATTTTATAGTCTAGGATTAGGCGATCCATTTCCAATTTCTGGAAGTCATGGATTAGGATTGGGAGATTTATTAGAGGAAGTCTTTAAAAAAGTTCCAGTTGACGATACAGATAAGGACGAAGAGAACAAAATTCGTTTTAGTTTTATTGGACGACCAAATGTTGGTAAATCATCATTAGTAAATGCTATTTTAGGAGAAGAACGAGTAATTGTATCGAATGTTGCTGGAACAACAAGAGATGCGATTGATACAGAGTTTACAGATGAAGATGGTGATATATTCCAAATGATTGATACTGCCGGTATACGAAAACGTGGTAAAATCTATGAAACAACAGAAAAATATAGTGTTTTACGTGCGATGCGTGCTATTGATCGTTCTGATGTCGTGCTAATGGTTTTAAATGCAGAAGAAGGTATTCAAGAACAAGATAAAAAGGTTGCCGGTTATGCCCATGAAGCAGGAAAAGGTGTTATTATTGTTGTGAACAAGTGGGATGCCATTGAAAAAGATAATCATACAATGAAAAAATTTGAAGAAGAAATCAGAGGACATTTTTTATACTTGTCTTATGCACCTATTGTATTTGTGTCTGCAAAAACCAAACAACGTTTGCATACTTTACCAGCATTGATAAAACACGTTAATGAAAATCAATCATTACGCATTTCTTCATCATTATTGAATGATGTTTTATTAGATGCAGTGGCAACAAATCCAACACCAACAGATAAAGGTAAACGATTAAAAATTTATTATTTAACACAAGTAGCAGTAAAACCACCAACTTTTGTTGTTTTTGTAAATGACAAAGAATTGATGCATTTTTCTTACGAACGTTTCTTAGAAAATCAATTAAGACAAACATTTGAGTTTGAAGGAACACCTATTCGTTTAATTACACGAGAACGTACATAA
- a CDS encoding HU family DNA-binding protein: MANKAELVERVANETGFTKKDVAITVDALFESIQEILAAGQKVQIIGFGNFEVRERAARKGRNPQTGEEIEIKASKVPGFKAGKALKDAVK; encoded by the coding sequence ATGGCAAATAAAGCAGAATTAGTAGAACGCGTTGCAAATGAAACTGGTTTTACAAAAAAAGATGTAGCTATTACAGTTGATGCATTATTCGAATCAATCCAAGAAATTTTAGCTGCTGGTCAAAAAGTACAAATCATCGGCTTTGGTAACTTTGAAGTTCGTGAACGTGCTGCTCGTAAAGGACGTAACCCACAAACAGGTGAAGAAATCGAAATTAAAGCAAGCAAAGTACCAGGATTTAAAGCTGGTAAAGCATTAAAAGATGCTGTTAAATAA
- a CDS encoding immunity protein codes for MLNETLTKYPKLNIIYIQHNIIIIQKEDRIMTTSRKALYSKRKKQKPFYKSKWFIIVCALVIIGGIGSQLAKDKQKDTSSKTETVQKDNQKDTTKVENTTTTTMAAKKSYKIGDTITFEGVAEITIKSAEFTDQRNQFDKSNPERVLKVIYDVKNLSDKDYLVSSELSLYVGSKKMESYPNENTIQNISSGRIFENAISHFGVNGSGSFELEVVPSFSFNAKKQIVLLDLN; via the coding sequence TTGTTGAATGAAACATTGACTAAGTATCCCAAACTCAATATAATATACATACAACATAATATTATAATAATACAAAAAGAAGATAGGATTATGACTACATCAAGAAAAGCGTTATACAGTAAAAGAAAGAAACAGAAACCTTTTTATAAAAGTAAATGGTTTATTATTGTTTGCGCACTTGTTATTATTGGAGGAATTGGTTCACAATTAGCAAAAGATAAGCAAAAAGATACTTCTAGCAAAACAGAAACAGTACAAAAAGATAATCAAAAAGACACCACAAAAGTAGAAAATACAACGACAACAACTATGGCTGCTAAAAAATCATATAAAATAGGTGATACCATTACATTTGAAGGTGTTGCTGAAATCACCATAAAAAGTGCAGAATTTACGGATCAACGTAATCAATTTGATAAATCAAATCCTGAACGTGTTTTAAAAGTAATATATGACGTCAAAAACCTATCAGATAAAGATTATTTAGTAAGTAGTGAACTATCTCTATATGTAGGTAGTAAAAAAATGGAGTCTTATCCAAATGAAAATACTATTCAAAATATATCTTCAGGTAGAATTTTTGAAAATGCAATTTCCCATTTTGGTGTAAACGGTTCTGGAAGTTTTGAATTAGAAGTTGTTCCTTCTTTCTCTTTTAACGCCAAAAAACAAATTGTTCTTTTAGATTTAAACTAA
- a CDS encoding excalibur calcium-binding domain-containing protein, whose amino-acid sequence MGRKMIFAAILSYCLVCSGCDNTTKTEKTIEKTSEINTTISTSTTHRTTTTTSKTTTQMTTTTQSTTHHASDTENTESNTPHHTKENKTKQNISNNNIQPSQNTNSGQTNIVPPQTEETQEVQEETQPNIYYRNCKDVCEAGKAPIYAGQPGYAKHLDRDGDGIGCEICPKKRR is encoded by the coding sequence ATGGGACGAAAAATGATCTTTGCAGCTATTCTTTCATACTGTTTAGTATGTTCAGGTTGCGATAACACAACAAAAACAGAAAAGACAATAGAAAAGACATCTGAAATAAATACGACAATATCAACATCAACAACACATCGTACAACCACGACTACTTCCAAAACAACAACACAAATGACAACGACTACACAAAGTACTACGCATCATGCGAGCGATACAGAAAATACTGAATCAAATACACCACATCATACAAAAGAAAACAAAACGAAACAAAACATATCAAATAATAATATACAACCCTCTCAAAATACGAACAGTGGACAAACAAATATCGTGCCTCCTCAAACCGAAGAAACTCAAGAAGTTCAAGAAGAAACACAACCTAATATCTATTATCGTAATTGCAAAGATGTATGTGAAGCAGGAAAAGCTCCCATTTACGCAGGACAACCCGGATATGCTAAACATTTAGATAGAGATGGCGACGGCATCGGCTGTGAAATCTGTCCCAAAAAACGCCGTTAA
- a CDS encoding tetratricopeptide repeat protein, which yields MNELGYKALNSIQDNQMELTVQLFEKSVLQAMSDNEESDAYDVIVSFAQLGFVEHAIENCEHAYQLWESEDWLLLLAELKVEIDALDEALEQLLMIPEQSPLYVNALLMIAEIYQIQGVYEVAQYKLELAKDMMPNEPIIDLALATLYQFMGEHQKALQHYEVVLQQEDEYDMVDIYYKASKSLIALGEFEEAISYLEKIDMTNHHSESLFELALSYYQLEEYERALKWFDALLVRDPDYLSAHYYMADVYTKLKQFDKAKALLRKALKENPYQAALYIQLYQIEKDIDVLKEAIVYVPDDIQVQLLYAHRLKELEDYEELVAYVEPLLTDEEDSELYWLLAYAYGKLEDDDKAQKYYEYAYPIYQEEITFLQEYALYLREIGQRDKAKQMIAKIKQLDPLWEIY from the coding sequence ATGAATGAATTAGGATATAAAGCATTAAACTCTATACAAGATAACCAAATGGAACTAACAGTACAATTATTTGAAAAATCAGTATTACAAGCTATGAGTGATAATGAAGAAAGTGATGCGTATGATGTTATTGTTTCTTTTGCACAACTAGGGTTTGTGGAACATGCAATCGAAAATTGTGAGCATGCCTATCAACTTTGGGAAAGCGAAGATTGGTTATTATTGTTAGCCGAATTAAAAGTGGAGATAGATGCTTTAGATGAAGCACTGGAGCAGTTATTGATGATACCTGAGCAGTCACCATTGTATGTTAATGCTTTGTTAATGATTGCTGAGATTTATCAAATTCAAGGTGTGTATGAGGTTGCACAGTATAAATTAGAATTGGCAAAAGATATGATGCCAAATGAACCAATTATTGATTTAGCATTGGCAACCTTGTATCAATTTATGGGAGAACACCAAAAAGCGTTACAACACTATGAAGTGGTACTACAACAAGAAGATGAGTATGATATGGTGGATATTTATTATAAAGCAAGTAAGTCATTGATTGCTTTAGGAGAATTTGAAGAAGCAATTTCGTATTTAGAAAAAATAGATATGACAAATCATCATTCAGAATCGTTATTTGAGTTGGCATTATCGTATTATCAGCTAGAAGAATATGAGCGGGCATTAAAATGGTTTGATGCTTTATTAGTGAGAGATCCAGACTATTTATCAGCACATTATTATATGGCAGATGTGTATACAAAATTAAAACAGTTTGATAAAGCAAAAGCGTTATTAAGAAAAGCGTTGAAAGAAAATCCTTATCAAGCAGCGTTATACATACAATTATATCAGATTGAAAAAGATATTGACGTTTTAAAAGAAGCGATTGTATATGTACCGGATGATATTCAAGTACAATTATTATATGCACATCGTCTAAAAGAGTTGGAAGATTATGAAGAGCTTGTAGCGTATGTGGAACCATTATTGACAGATGAGGAAGATAGTGAGTTGTATTGGTTACTAGCCTATGCTTACGGTAAGCTAGAAGATGATGATAAGGCACAAAAATATTATGAGTACGCCTATCCAATCTATCAAGAAGAGATTACTTTTTTACAAGAGTATGCATTATATTTACGTGAAATTGGTCAGCGAGATAAGGCAAAACAGATGATTGCTAAAATTAAGCAATTAGATCCTTTGTGGGAAATATATTAA
- a CDS encoding CCA tRNA nucleotidyltransferase — protein sequence MLKHHLFQQALPVLEQIEKAGFEAYFVGGCVRDALLGKDISDVDIATSAFPQEVKHIFKKTVDVGIEHGTVMVLFNDNTYEVTTFRTESTYQDFRRPDKVEFVRSLEEDLKRRDFTINALAMDRRGHLYDFHNGQVDLHHQCIRAVGCAHERFHEDALRMMRAVRFAGQLGFEIDDKTQEGIQKNAHLLKKIAVERIQVEWEKLMMSSFKKNGIDIFLKTGLYRYCPEFAEHKDALQRLGNDVFVLETDAMYWAILLYYMGIKDIDAKQVLKSWKLSNQLIDDVSILLRILFFRKERDWTVDDLFQIGKRLSVQGETLAYLLCLTSEKTEVADLYDALPIKTVKDLALNGKEIMALLQKETGGKYLGELIEKIRVNVLHSVLENDKEELTRFVKENRE from the coding sequence ATGTTAAAACACCATTTATTTCAGCAAGCATTACCTGTTCTTGAGCAAATCGAAAAAGCGGGTTTTGAAGCGTATTTTGTCGGCGGTTGTGTGAGAGATGCTTTATTAGGAAAGGATATTTCTGATGTGGATATTGCCACGAGTGCTTTTCCACAAGAAGTGAAACATATTTTTAAAAAGACAGTAGATGTTGGTATTGAACACGGAACAGTAATGGTGTTATTTAACGACAACACTTATGAAGTGACGACGTTTCGTACGGAGTCAACGTACCAAGATTTTAGACGACCAGATAAGGTAGAATTTGTACGTTCTCTTGAGGAAGATTTAAAACGACGTGATTTTACAATCAATGCATTGGCAATGGATAGACGAGGTCATTTGTATGATTTTCATAACGGGCAAGTTGATTTACATCATCAGTGTATTCGTGCCGTGGGATGTGCACATGAACGGTTTCATGAAGATGCGTTACGTATGATGAGAGCCGTGCGTTTTGCTGGGCAACTAGGATTTGAGATTGATGATAAAACGCAAGAGGGTATTCAAAAAAATGCACATCTATTAAAGAAAATAGCCGTGGAACGTATTCAAGTGGAATGGGAAAAATTGATGATGTCTTCGTTTAAAAAGAATGGGATTGATATATTTCTTAAAACAGGGTTATATAGATATTGTCCAGAATTTGCTGAACATAAAGATGCGTTACAAAGATTGGGAAATGATGTATTCGTACTTGAGACGGATGCTATGTATTGGGCAATTTTATTATACTATATGGGTATCAAAGATATAGATGCTAAACAAGTATTAAAAAGTTGGAAATTATCCAATCAACTAATTGATGATGTGAGCATTTTGTTACGTATTTTGTTTTTTAGAAAAGAAAGAGATTGGACGGTTGATGATTTGTTCCAAATCGGGAAAAGATTGTCTGTTCAAGGAGAAACATTGGCATATTTATTATGTTTGACGTCAGAAAAAACAGAGGTGGCAGACTTGTATGATGCTTTACCTATAAAAACTGTAAAAGATTTAGCGTTAAACGGTAAAGAAATTATGGCATTGTTACAAAAAGAAACGGGTGGAAAATATTTAGGAGAATTGATTGAGAAAATACGTGTGAATGTATTGCATAGTGTGTTGGAAAATGATAAAGAGGAACTAACACGTTTTGTGAAAGAAAATCGTGAGTAA
- a CDS encoding PBP1A family penicillin-binding protein encodes MKINSQVLKQRVLSINAFLKKYHVIKWAVFIMLCISFVFSSYLLFLARTTDVKALKAGLEQTTKVYDLHDQEAGELFSQKGTYVPLEQISENIVNAVISTEDKRFYDHQGIDYMGIARSLVGFVTHGFKLTGGGSTLTQQLAKNSYLTQQQTFLRKAQEIFLALEIERHYTKDEILTMYLNHAYFGHGVWGVEDASKKYFGKSAKDISVSEAAVIAGMLKGPGYYNPIDHEDQAKNRRNTVLQLMADNDKISKDILDTASQEPIVLKDAYETATSYKYPYFFDAVIREAKEKYGLDEEDILTKGYKIYTTLDQTYQNQLDNAYARGELFPNADDGTLVQSASILADPTTGGVMALIGGRGNYVYQGFSRATQMYRQPGSTLKPLVVYTPALENGYTPESMMIDEELSYGTDNYTPKNWDHQTVGTLPMYQALALSKNTSAVWLLDKIGLKKGIDKLHQFGIETEKADHYLGVALGGMTKGVTPLALTSAYTAFANKGVRQDAYFIRRIVDATGAVIVNKTHTDSQRVMSEKIATDMTRMMLGVYTSEGTGQVRLPAGLQIAGKTGTTEFADKGVQDQWAVAYTPDFVFTSWMGFDKTDDTHHLSIDYQNSIHPFFNVAVNNIIAVSPKTSFETTSIQSEKQAEQEQKKQDWLSGVKDLGETLKKGAENLWNGVIDFFNGKK; translated from the coding sequence ATGAAAATAAATAGTCAAGTATTGAAACAACGTGTGCTATCTATCAATGCTTTTTTGAAAAAGTATCATGTGATAAAATGGGCAGTATTTATCATGCTTTGTATCAGTTTTGTTTTTAGTAGCTATCTTTTGTTTTTAGCACGTACAACAGATGTAAAAGCGTTAAAAGCTGGGTTGGAACAAACGACAAAAGTATATGATTTACACGATCAAGAAGCGGGGGAATTGTTTAGTCAAAAAGGGACATATGTCCCTTTAGAACAAATTTCTGAGAATATTGTTAATGCCGTTATTTCAACTGAGGATAAACGTTTTTATGATCATCAAGGCATAGATTATATGGGTATTGCGCGTTCTTTGGTAGGTTTTGTTACACATGGGTTTAAGCTAACTGGTGGTGGCAGTACTTTAACACAACAATTAGCAAAAAATTCATATTTAACGCAACAACAAACGTTTTTAAGAAAAGCTCAAGAAATTTTTTTGGCTTTGGAAATCGAAAGACACTATACCAAAGATGAGATTTTAACGATGTATTTAAACCACGCTTATTTTGGACATGGGGTCTGGGGAGTTGAAGATGCCTCGAAAAAATATTTTGGAAAGTCGGCAAAAGATATTAGTGTTTCAGAAGCAGCAGTTATTGCGGGGATGTTAAAAGGTCCGGGATACTACAATCCAATTGATCATGAAGATCAAGCAAAAAATAGACGAAATACAGTATTGCAGTTAATGGCTGATAATGACAAGATTTCAAAGGACATTTTAGATACAGCTTCTCAAGAACCGATTGTATTAAAAGATGCCTATGAAACGGCAACATCTTATAAATATCCTTATTTTTTTGATGCGGTTATTCGTGAGGCAAAAGAAAAGTATGGATTAGATGAGGAAGATATTTTAACGAAAGGTTATAAAATATACACGACATTAGATCAGACGTATCAAAATCAATTAGACAATGCGTATGCAAGAGGAGAGTTGTTTCCAAATGCAGATGATGGCACACTTGTTCAAAGTGCTTCGATTTTAGCTGACCCAACAACAGGCGGTGTTATGGCGTTGATTGGGGGACGGGGAAATTATGTGTATCAAGGATTTTCACGTGCGACACAGATGTATCGTCAACCGGGTTCAACATTAAAGCCTTTAGTAGTGTATACACCAGCTTTAGAAAATGGATATACACCAGAATCGATGATGATTGATGAAGAATTATCATATGGAACAGATAATTACACGCCTAAAAACTGGGATCATCAAACAGTAGGTACATTACCGATGTATCAAGCATTAGCCTTGAGTAAAAACACTAGTGCTGTTTGGCTATTGGATAAAATTGGTCTAAAAAAAGGGATTGATAAATTGCATCAATTTGGTATCGAAACAGAAAAGGCAGATCATTATCTGGGTGTTGCTTTAGGTGGAATGACAAAAGGAGTAACTCCTCTTGCTTTAACAAGTGCATATACAGCTTTTGCTAATAAAGGTGTTCGACAAGATGCTTATTTTATTCGACGCATTGTTGATGCGACCGGAGCGGTAATTGTGAATAAAACGCATACCGATAGTCAGCGTGTGATGAGTGAGAAAATTGCTACAGATATGACACGTATGATGTTAGGTGTTTATACAAGTGAGGGGACAGGTCAAGTACGATTACCAGCTGGGTTACAAATAGCAGGTAAAACAGGTACAACCGAGTTTGCTGATAAAGGCGTACAAGACCAGTGGGCTGTTGCTTATACACCTGATTTTGTGTTTACTTCGTGGATGGGATTTGATAAGACAGATGATACACATCATTTAAGTATTGACTATCAAAATAGCATTCACCCATTTTTTAATGTTGCTGTGAATAATATCATTGCTGTTTCACCAAAAACATCTTTTGAAACAACATCTATCCAATCTGAAAAGCAAGCAGAACAAGAACAGAAAAAACAAGATTGGTTAAGTGGTGTGAAAGATTTGGGAGAAACATTGAAAAAAGGTGCTGAAAATTTATGGAATGGTGTTATTGATTTTTTCAATGGGAAAAAATAA
- a CDS encoding 50S ribosomal protein L28, protein MAKQCFVTGRKSQTGNSRSHAMNASRRTWKANLQKVRILVDGKPKKVWVSARALKSGKVERV, encoded by the coding sequence ATGGCTAAACAATGTTTCGTTACTGGACGTAAAAGTCAAACAGGTAACTCACGTTCTCATGCGATGAACGCTTCACGTCGTACTTGGAAAGCTAACTTACAAAAAGTTCGCATTTTAGTAGATGGTAAACCTAAAAAAGTTTGGGTTTCAGCTCGTGCATTAAAATCTGGAAAAGTTGAACGTGTTTAA
- the pyrF gene encoding orotidine-5'-phosphate decarboxylase, with protein MTEVIVAFDVSTQEELASMLDMFQEPIYVKIGMEAMYRFGASLLTPIKERGHKIFLDLKLHDIPNTVYHAMKQLAALPVDMINVHAGGGIDMMKKAVQAVKEINPNILCIAVTVLTSLDDKVVTDELLLNQGLEKTALHYAKNAKEAGMDGVVCSVHEVEKIHEVCGADFLCVTPGIALLTAQKNDQKRIATPQYAKEKGSDYIVVGRAITTSENPYQTYKQIKGDCDHE; from the coding sequence ATGACAGAAGTAATTGTTGCATTTGATGTATCAACACAAGAGGAATTAGCCTCAATGTTAGATATGTTTCAAGAACCTATTTATGTAAAAATTGGTATGGAGGCAATGTACCGCTTTGGAGCAAGTTTGTTAACACCAATTAAAGAAAGAGGGCATAAAATTTTTTTAGATTTAAAATTACATGATATTCCAAATACCGTGTATCACGCAATGAAACAATTAGCAGCCTTGCCTGTTGATATGATCAATGTACATGCCGGTGGTGGTATTGACATGATGAAAAAAGCTGTTCAAGCAGTCAAAGAAATCAATCCGAATATATTGTGTATTGCTGTAACAGTCTTAACGTCTTTAGATGATAAGGTTGTCACAGATGAATTATTATTAAATCAAGGACTAGAAAAAACAGCCTTACACTATGCTAAAAATGCTAAAGAAGCAGGTATGGACGGGGTAGTATGTAGTGTTCATGAAGTGGAAAAAATTCATGAAGTATGTGGTGCTGATTTTTTATGTGTCACGCCGGGTATCGCATTGTTAACAGCACAAAAAAATGACCAAAAACGTATCGCAACGCCACAATATGCCAAAGAAAAAGGCTCTGATTACATTGTTGTCGGTCGTGCTATTACAACAAGTGAAAATCCTTATCAAACATATAAACAAATTAAAGGAGATTGTGACCATGAGTAA
- a CDS encoding orotate phosphoribosyltransferase — protein sequence MSKDIAQILLDTQAVFLSVEKPFTWASGIQSPIYCDNRKVLAFPKERETIKQAFLNILKEYDYDAIIGTATAGIPMASILADATNKPLGYVRSSKKDHGRQNQIEGFSKEHSKVIVVEDLISTGKSVLKVVDALKEAGIEVIAVIAIFSYNMHLSQEQFSASGVSYRVLSDFNTLMQLALEQGMITSQQEKQLKKFQNNPQNNEWIQA from the coding sequence ATGAGTAAAGATATAGCACAAATACTATTGGATACACAAGCAGTTTTTCTATCGGTAGAAAAACCATTTACGTGGGCAAGTGGTATTCAATCTCCCATTTATTGTGATAATCGAAAAGTATTGGCTTTTCCAAAAGAAAGAGAAACTATTAAACAAGCATTTTTAAACATTTTAAAAGAATACGACTATGATGCAATTATTGGTACAGCGACAGCTGGTATTCCAATGGCAAGTATATTAGCAGATGCAACAAATAAACCATTAGGTTATGTAAGAAGTAGTAAAAAAGACCATGGTAGACAAAATCAAATTGAAGGATTTTCGAAAGAACACAGTAAAGTGATTGTCGTTGAAGATTTAATTTCAACGGGGAAAAGTGTGCTAAAAGTTGTAGATGCATTAAAGGAAGCAGGTATAGAAGTCATTGCTGTTATTGCTATTTTTAGCTATAATATGCACTTATCACAAGAGCAATTTAGTGCATCAGGTGTGTCATACCGTGTATTAAGTGATTTTAACACATTGATGCAACTTGCTTTAGAACAAGGGATGATTACCTCTCAACAAGAAAAACAGTTAAAGAAATTCCAAAATAATCCTCAAAATAATGAATGGATACAAGCGTAA